The following coding sequences are from one Oncorhynchus clarkii lewisi isolate Uvic-CL-2024 chromosome 20, UVic_Ocla_1.0, whole genome shotgun sequence window:
- the LOC139375899 gene encoding septin-2-like isoform X2 has protein sequence MSQVEKMKQGQFTNPETPGYVGFANLPNQVHRKSVKKGFEFTLMVVGESGLGKSTLINSLFLTDLYPERIIPGAAEKIERTVQIEASTVEIEERGVKLRLTVVDTPGYGDAINSQDCFSTIIAYIDDQFERYLHDESGLNRRHIVDNRVHCCFYFISPLGHGLKPLDVQFMKAIHNKVNVVPVIAKADTLTLRERERLKRRILDEIDEHSIKIYHLPDAESDEDEEFKEQTRTLKASIPFAVVGSNQQIEAKGKKVRGRLYPWGVVEVENPEHNDFLKLRTMLITHMQDLQEVTQDLHYENFRSERLKRGGRQGQGQGPEPEEMDKDMILQEKEAELRRMQEMITKMQAQMQIKPDGAGDVQHV, from the exons ATGTCTCAGGTGGAAAAAATGAAA CAGGGTCAGTTTACCAATCCAGAGACCCCGGGGTATGTGGGCTTTGCCAATCTGCCCAACCAGGTGCACCGCAAGTCGGTCAAAAAGGGCTTCGAGTTCACCCTCATGGTAGTTG GTGAGTCTGGTCTGGGGAAGTCCACCCTCATCAACAGCTTGTTCCTCACTGATCTCTACCCAGAGAGAATCATCCCCGGAGCAGCAG AGAAGATTGAGCGCACGGTTCAGATCGAAGCATCTACGGTTGAGATCGAGGAGCGAGGGGTGAAGCTCCGCCTCACCGTGGTGGACACGCCCGGATACGGTGACGCCATCAACAGCCAGGACTG TTTCAGCACCATCATCGCCTACATTGACGACCAGTTTGAGAGATACCTCCACGACGAGAGCGGTCTGAACCGCCGGCACATCGTGGACAACCGCGTTCACTGCTGCTTCTATTTCATCTCCCCGCTGGGTCatgg gctgaagCCTCTGGATGTACAGTTCATGAAGGCCATCCACAACAAAGTCAACGTGGTCCCTGTCATCGCTAAGGCCGACACACTCACcctgcgagagagggagaggctcaAGCGCAGG ATCCTGGATGAGATTGATGAGCATAGTATCAAGATCTATCACCTCCCTGACGCAGAGTCCGACGAGGACGAAGAATTCAAGGAGCAGACCAGGACTCTCAAA GCCAGTATTCCCTTTGCGGTGGTGGGCTCCAACCAGCAGATCGAGGCCAAGGGGAAGAAGGTGCGGGGTCGCCTGTACCCCTGGGGCGTGGTGGAAGTGGAGAACCCCGAGCACAACGACTTCCTCAAGCTGCGCACCATGCTGAT CACCCACATGCAGGATCTGCAGGAGGTGACCCAGGACCTGCACTACGAGAACTTCCGCTCGGAGCGCCTCAAACGGGGCGGCAG GCAGGGGCAGGGCCAGGGGCCTGAGCCGGAGGAAATGGACAAGGACATGATCCTGCAGGAGAAGGAGGCAGAG CTGAGGAGGATGCAGGAGATGATTACCAAGATGCAGGCTCAGATGCAAATCAAGCCTGACGGCGCGGGAGATGTCCAGCATGTGTGA
- the LOC139375899 gene encoding septin-2B-like isoform X1, whose translation MSQVEKMKQGQFTNPETPGYVGFANLPNQVHRKSVKKGFEFTLMVVGESGLGKSTLINSLFLTDLYPERIIPGAAEKIERTVQIEASTVEIEERGVKLRLTVVDTPGYGDAINSQDCFSTIIAYIDDQFERYLHDESGLNRRHIVDNRVHCCFYFISPLGHGLKPLDVQFMKAIHNKVNVVPVIAKADTLTLRERERLKRRILDEIDEHSIKIYHLPDAESDEDEEFKEQTRTLKASIPFAVVGSNQQIEAKGKKVRGRLYPWGVVEVENPEHNDFLKLRTMLITHMQDLQEVTQDLHYENFRSERLKRGGRLSSHGYVMSPAQGQGQGPEPEEMDKDMILQEKEAELRRMQEMITKMQAQMQIKPDGAGDVQHV comes from the exons ATGTCTCAGGTGGAAAAAATGAAA CAGGGTCAGTTTACCAATCCAGAGACCCCGGGGTATGTGGGCTTTGCCAATCTGCCCAACCAGGTGCACCGCAAGTCGGTCAAAAAGGGCTTCGAGTTCACCCTCATGGTAGTTG GTGAGTCTGGTCTGGGGAAGTCCACCCTCATCAACAGCTTGTTCCTCACTGATCTCTACCCAGAGAGAATCATCCCCGGAGCAGCAG AGAAGATTGAGCGCACGGTTCAGATCGAAGCATCTACGGTTGAGATCGAGGAGCGAGGGGTGAAGCTCCGCCTCACCGTGGTGGACACGCCCGGATACGGTGACGCCATCAACAGCCAGGACTG TTTCAGCACCATCATCGCCTACATTGACGACCAGTTTGAGAGATACCTCCACGACGAGAGCGGTCTGAACCGCCGGCACATCGTGGACAACCGCGTTCACTGCTGCTTCTATTTCATCTCCCCGCTGGGTCatgg gctgaagCCTCTGGATGTACAGTTCATGAAGGCCATCCACAACAAAGTCAACGTGGTCCCTGTCATCGCTAAGGCCGACACACTCACcctgcgagagagggagaggctcaAGCGCAGG ATCCTGGATGAGATTGATGAGCATAGTATCAAGATCTATCACCTCCCTGACGCAGAGTCCGACGAGGACGAAGAATTCAAGGAGCAGACCAGGACTCTCAAA GCCAGTATTCCCTTTGCGGTGGTGGGCTCCAACCAGCAGATCGAGGCCAAGGGGAAGAAGGTGCGGGGTCGCCTGTACCCCTGGGGCGTGGTGGAAGTGGAGAACCCCGAGCACAACGACTTCCTCAAGCTGCGCACCATGCTGAT CACCCACATGCAGGATCTGCAGGAGGTGACCCAGGACCTGCACTACGAGAACTTCCGCTCGGAGCGCCTCAAACGGGGCGGCAGGTTGTCCTCCCATGGTTACGTTATGTCTCCTGC GCAGGGGCAGGGCCAGGGGCCTGAGCCGGAGGAAATGGACAAGGACATGATCCTGCAGGAGAAGGAGGCAGAG CTGAGGAGGATGCAGGAGATGATTACCAAGATGCAGGCTCAGATGCAAATCAAGCCTGACGGCGCGGGAGATGTCCAGCATGTGTGA
- the LOC139375899 gene encoding septin-2-like isoform X4, which produces MVVGESGLGKSTLINSLFLTDLYPERIIPGAAEKIERTVQIEASTVEIEERGVKLRLTVVDTPGYGDAINSQDCFSTIIAYIDDQFERYLHDESGLNRRHIVDNRVHCCFYFISPLGHGLKPLDVQFMKAIHNKVNVVPVIAKADTLTLRERERLKRRILDEIDEHSIKIYHLPDAESDEDEEFKEQTRTLKASIPFAVVGSNQQIEAKGKKVRGRLYPWGVVEVENPEHNDFLKLRTMLITHMQDLQEVTQDLHYENFRSERLKRGGRQGQGQGPEPEEMDKDMILQEKEAELRRMQEMITKMQAQMQIKPDGAGDVQHV; this is translated from the exons ATGGTAGTTG GTGAGTCTGGTCTGGGGAAGTCCACCCTCATCAACAGCTTGTTCCTCACTGATCTCTACCCAGAGAGAATCATCCCCGGAGCAGCAG AGAAGATTGAGCGCACGGTTCAGATCGAAGCATCTACGGTTGAGATCGAGGAGCGAGGGGTGAAGCTCCGCCTCACCGTGGTGGACACGCCCGGATACGGTGACGCCATCAACAGCCAGGACTG TTTCAGCACCATCATCGCCTACATTGACGACCAGTTTGAGAGATACCTCCACGACGAGAGCGGTCTGAACCGCCGGCACATCGTGGACAACCGCGTTCACTGCTGCTTCTATTTCATCTCCCCGCTGGGTCatgg gctgaagCCTCTGGATGTACAGTTCATGAAGGCCATCCACAACAAAGTCAACGTGGTCCCTGTCATCGCTAAGGCCGACACACTCACcctgcgagagagggagaggctcaAGCGCAGG ATCCTGGATGAGATTGATGAGCATAGTATCAAGATCTATCACCTCCCTGACGCAGAGTCCGACGAGGACGAAGAATTCAAGGAGCAGACCAGGACTCTCAAA GCCAGTATTCCCTTTGCGGTGGTGGGCTCCAACCAGCAGATCGAGGCCAAGGGGAAGAAGGTGCGGGGTCGCCTGTACCCCTGGGGCGTGGTGGAAGTGGAGAACCCCGAGCACAACGACTTCCTCAAGCTGCGCACCATGCTGAT CACCCACATGCAGGATCTGCAGGAGGTGACCCAGGACCTGCACTACGAGAACTTCCGCTCGGAGCGCCTCAAACGGGGCGGCAG GCAGGGGCAGGGCCAGGGGCCTGAGCCGGAGGAAATGGACAAGGACATGATCCTGCAGGAGAAGGAGGCAGAG CTGAGGAGGATGCAGGAGATGATTACCAAGATGCAGGCTCAGATGCAAATCAAGCCTGACGGCGCGGGAGATGTCCAGCATGTGTGA
- the LOC139375899 gene encoding septin-2-like isoform X3 produces MVVGESGLGKSTLINSLFLTDLYPERIIPGAAEKIERTVQIEASTVEIEERGVKLRLTVVDTPGYGDAINSQDCFSTIIAYIDDQFERYLHDESGLNRRHIVDNRVHCCFYFISPLGHGLKPLDVQFMKAIHNKVNVVPVIAKADTLTLRERERLKRRILDEIDEHSIKIYHLPDAESDEDEEFKEQTRTLKASIPFAVVGSNQQIEAKGKKVRGRLYPWGVVEVENPEHNDFLKLRTMLITHMQDLQEVTQDLHYENFRSERLKRGGRLSSHGYVMSPAQGQGQGPEPEEMDKDMILQEKEAELRRMQEMITKMQAQMQIKPDGAGDVQHV; encoded by the exons ATGGTAGTTG GTGAGTCTGGTCTGGGGAAGTCCACCCTCATCAACAGCTTGTTCCTCACTGATCTCTACCCAGAGAGAATCATCCCCGGAGCAGCAG AGAAGATTGAGCGCACGGTTCAGATCGAAGCATCTACGGTTGAGATCGAGGAGCGAGGGGTGAAGCTCCGCCTCACCGTGGTGGACACGCCCGGATACGGTGACGCCATCAACAGCCAGGACTG TTTCAGCACCATCATCGCCTACATTGACGACCAGTTTGAGAGATACCTCCACGACGAGAGCGGTCTGAACCGCCGGCACATCGTGGACAACCGCGTTCACTGCTGCTTCTATTTCATCTCCCCGCTGGGTCatgg gctgaagCCTCTGGATGTACAGTTCATGAAGGCCATCCACAACAAAGTCAACGTGGTCCCTGTCATCGCTAAGGCCGACACACTCACcctgcgagagagggagaggctcaAGCGCAGG ATCCTGGATGAGATTGATGAGCATAGTATCAAGATCTATCACCTCCCTGACGCAGAGTCCGACGAGGACGAAGAATTCAAGGAGCAGACCAGGACTCTCAAA GCCAGTATTCCCTTTGCGGTGGTGGGCTCCAACCAGCAGATCGAGGCCAAGGGGAAGAAGGTGCGGGGTCGCCTGTACCCCTGGGGCGTGGTGGAAGTGGAGAACCCCGAGCACAACGACTTCCTCAAGCTGCGCACCATGCTGAT CACCCACATGCAGGATCTGCAGGAGGTGACCCAGGACCTGCACTACGAGAACTTCCGCTCGGAGCGCCTCAAACGGGGCGGCAGGTTGTCCTCCCATGGTTACGTTATGTCTCCTGC GCAGGGGCAGGGCCAGGGGCCTGAGCCGGAGGAAATGGACAAGGACATGATCCTGCAGGAGAAGGAGGCAGAG CTGAGGAGGATGCAGGAGATGATTACCAAGATGCAGGCTCAGATGCAAATCAAGCCTGACGGCGCGGGAGATGTCCAGCATGTGTGA